A part of Miscanthus floridulus cultivar M001 chromosome 6, ASM1932011v1, whole genome shotgun sequence genomic DNA contains:
- the LOC136457193 gene encoding eukaryotic translation initiation factor 4E-1-like, whose product MADEIDTRPASAGSRGRPAHATEDDDREEGEIADDAPAPALPATHPLEHSWTFWFDNPQGKNKGGAWGSSIRPIHTFSTVEDFWGLYNNIHHPSKLAMGADFHCFKNKIEPKWEDPICANGGKWTISCGKGKSDTLWLHTLLAMIGEQFDYGDEICGAVVSVRGKQERIAIWTKNAANEAAQISIGKQWKEFLDYKDSIGFIVHDDAKKADKGPRNRYTV is encoded by the exons atggccgacgagatCGACACGAGGCCGGCCTCCGCGGGCTCCCGGGGCCGCCCCGCGCACGCTACGGAGGACGACGACAGGGAGGAGGGCGAGATCGCCGACGACGCCCCCGCGCCCGCCCTCCCCGCCACGCACCCGCTCGAGCACTCGTGGACCTTCTGGTTCGACAACCCGCAGGGCAAGAACAAGGGGGGCGCCTGGGGGAGCTCCATCCGACCCATCCACACTTTCTCCACCGTCGAGGACTTCTGGGG CCTTTACAATAATATTCATCACCCTAGCAAGTTGGCCATGGGAGCTGACTTCCATTGCTTCAAGAACAAGATTGAACCAAAATGGGAAGACCCTATTTGTGCTAATGGCGGTAAATGGACCATCAGCTGTGGAAAAGGAAAATCTGACACGCTGTGGCTGCACACC CTGTTGGCTATGATTGGCGAACAATTCGACTATGGTGATGAAATTTGTGGAGCAGTCGTCAGCGTGCGTGGCAAGCAGGAAAGAATAGCTATCTGGACAAAAAATGCTGCTAATGAAGCTGCTCAG ATAAGCATTGGGAAGCAGTGGAAGGAATTCCTGGATTACAAGGACTCCATTGGATTCATTGTTCAT GACGATGCAAAGAAGGCGGACAAGGGACCGAGGAACCGTTACACGGTTTGA
- the LOC136457192 gene encoding cellulose synthase-like protein G2, protein MEDGEKKATKPDSQAPPPPPPLSAVHVNRPLVAANRAMAAVHAALVAAVIAHRAMALLSDSAGSASSWSRHVVMALADLTLLFLWALSQSGLWRPVTRAAFPDRLLAAVPRVDVLVVTADPDKEPPLGVMNTVVSAMALDYPGGALSVYLSDDAGSPLTLLAARKAYAFARAWVPFCRRHSVQCPWPDRYFAGDDAHDGGGGDRREEIAEERTRVKKLYDKLKADIEAAKKDESISGSWTKAKRQDHDAYVEIITAKEDADVDDEEEELPALVYVAREKRRAWPHHFKAGALNALLRVSGVVSNAAYVLVLDCDMACNSRASAMDAMCFLLDGSPPAPENLAFVQFPQMFHNLSHNDIYTNELRYIFGTRWFGMDGVRGPFLSGTGFYVRRDALYGATPPPRSTDFSSMDAGELKTRFGHSDRLVASLRSNSGGDQRHRRRLPHVPPEPESLALVASCAYEAGTAWGTGVGFMYQSVVEDYFTGYQRFFSRGWTSTYCYPEPRPAFLGSVPTNLNDVLVQNKRWMSGMLVVGVSRRHSPLACRPLLRASLLQAMGYAYFGFAALYAVPMLCYATLPQLCLLRGVPLFPCPAAAAAAFASSLLQHLAEVCVARRGRLDLRMWWNEQRFWVLNALTGQLFGCVSAAQELLGARAMDFDLTSKAADGRLYQDGVFDFTGCSTLLLPATTLSVLNAAAIMAGTWKMTSWGGFQFAGELLPQLFLMCYGAALSYPLLEGMFLRWDAARVPPRITALSVALAAVLLAVFG, encoded by the exons ATGGAGGATGGCGAGAAGAAGGCGACGAAGCCGGATTCGCaagcgccaccgccaccgccaccgctgaGCGCGGTGCATGTGAACAGGCCCCTGGTGGCCGCCaaccgcgccatggccgccgtccaCGCCGCGCTCGTCGCCGCGGTCATCGCCCACCGAGCCATGGCGCTGCTCTCAGACTCCGCTGGCAGCGCGTCGTCCTGGTCCCGGCACGTGGTCATGGCGCTGGCCGACCTGACGCTGCTGTTCCTGTGGGCGCTGTCGCAATCGGGGCTGTGGCGTCCCGTCACGCGAGCCGCCTTCCCGGACCGGCTGCTGGCGGCGGTGCCGCGCGTGGACGTGCTGGTGGTGACGGCCGACCCAGACAAGGAGCCGCCGCTCGGGGTGATGAACACGGtggtgtcggccatggcgctggACTACCCCGGCGGCGCGCTCAGCGTGTACCTGTCGGACGACGCCGGGTCGCCGCTCACGCTGCTGGCCGCCAGGAAGGCCTACGCCTTCGCCAGGGCCTGGGTGCCCTTCTGCAGGAGGCACTCCGTGCAGTGCCCCTGGCCCGACAGGTACTTTGCCGGCGACGACGCCCACGACGGCGGCGGAGGCGATCGCCGGGAGGAGATCGCCGAGGAGAGAACAAGAGTCAAG AAATTATACGACAAGTTGAAAGCGGACATAGAGGCGGCCAAGAAGGACGAGAGTATTTCCGGCAGCTGGACAAAAGCAAAACGCCAGGATCACGATGCTTACGTGGAG ATCATCACTGCTAAGGAAGACGCCGACGtcgacgatgaggaggaggagttgCCGGCGCTGGTGTACGTAGCCCGCGAGAAGCGGAGGGCGTGGCCTCACCACTTCAAGGCCGGAGCTCTCAACGCCCTG CTGCGAGTGTCGGGCGTGGTGAGCAACGCGGCCTACGTGCTGGTCCTCGACTGCGACATGGCCTGCAACAGCCGCGCCTCCGCCATGGACGCCATGTGCTTCCTCCTCGACGGCAGCCCGCCGGCGCCGGAGAACCTCGCCTTCGTGCAGTTCCCGCAGATGTTCCACAACCTCAGCCACAACGACATCTACACCAACGAGCTCAGATACATCTTCGGG ACTCGATGGTTCGGCATGGACGGCGTCCGGGGtcctttcctctccggcaccggcTTCTACGTCAGGAGAGACGCGCTGTACGGGGCCACGCCGCCGCCCAGGAGCACAGACTTCAGCTCCATGGATGCCGGCGAGCTCAAGACAAGGTTCGGCCACTCCGACCGTCTCGTGGCATCCTTACGCAGCAACAGCGGCGGTGACCAGCGGCATCGTCGTCGTCTCCCCCATGTTCCACCAGAGCCAGAATCCCTGGCGCTGGTGGCCTCCTGCGCGTACGAGGCGGGCACAGCCTGGGGCACCGGCGTCGGCTTCATGTACCAGTCGGTGGTGGAGGACTACTTCACGGGGTATCAGCGCTTCTTCTCGCGGGGCTGGACGTCCACCTACTGCTACCCGGAGCCGCGGCCGGCGTTCCTCGGCAGCGTGCCCACCAACCTCAACGACGTGCTGGTCCAGAACAAGCGCTGGATGTCCGGGATGCTCGTCGTCGGCGTCTCCAGGAGGCACTCCCCGCTCGCCTGCCGCCCGCTCCTCCGCGCCTCCCTGCTCCAGGCCATGGGCTATGCCTACTTCGGCTTCGCCGCGCTCTACGCCGTTCCGATGCTCTGCTACGCCACCCTGCCGCAGCTCTGCCTCCTCCGCGGCGTCCCGCTCTTCCcctgccccgccgccgccgcagcggcgtTCGCGTCCTCGCTGCTGCAGCACCTGGCGGAGGTGTGCGTGGCCAGGCGCGGGAGGCTGGACCTGCGCATGTGGTGGAACGAGCAGAGGTTCTGGGTGCTCAACGCCCTCACCGGTCAGCTCTTCGGCTGCGTCAGCGCCGCCCAGGAGCTGCTCGGCGCGCGCGCCATGGACTTCGACCTCACCAGCAAGGCCGCCGACGGGAGGCTATACCAGGACGGCGTCTTCGACTTCACGGGCTGCTCCACCCTGCTGCTCCCGGCCACCACGCTCTCCGTGCTCAACGCCGCGGCCATCATGGCCGGCACCTGGAAGATGACGTCGTGGGGCGGCTTCCAATTCGCCGGCGAGCTGCTCCCGCAGCTGTTCCTCATGTGCTACGGCGCGGCGCTCAGCTACCCGCTGCTAGAGGGGATGTTCCTCCGGTGGGATGCTGCTAGGGTTCCACCACGCATCACCGCACTCTCGGTCGCCTTGGCAGCCGTGCTGCTCGCCGTGTTTGGATGA